In a genomic window of Saccharothrix sp. HUAS TT1:
- a CDS encoding maleylpyruvate isomerase N-terminal domain-containing protein, with amino-acid sequence MPGGWTTQRWTEVFTAQAEMFRAAVGKADPTAKVPSCPGWTFTDLTLHVGRFLETSLDYLRTGSTVQLRLPRPPAEVEPLAYLDEQLAKAAELLPTTPGNRTAWTFSPAAPDLAWVWHRRIAHELDLRRWDAQAALRELVVGDADFAVDGIEEALTTLLAAKYATDVPLTTRGSALVQLTDVPESWVVTFTPGVVPEVRAAWPGEEADLVVSGEAQLVHYGLWGRLPLKHTGDERVWYALKLD; translated from the coding sequence GTGCCAGGAGGTTGGACCACCCAGCGGTGGACCGAGGTCTTCACCGCGCAGGCGGAGATGTTCCGGGCGGCGGTCGGGAAGGCCGACCCCACCGCCAAGGTGCCCAGCTGCCCCGGCTGGACGTTCACCGACCTGACCCTGCACGTCGGCAGGTTCCTCGAAACCTCCCTCGACTACCTCCGCACCGGCAGCACCGTCCAGCTCCGCCTCCCCCGGCCCCCCGCCGAGGTGGAGCCGCTGGCCTACCTGGACGAGCAGCTGGCCAAGGCCGCCGAGCTGCTGCCGACCACCCCCGGCAACCGGACGGCCTGGACGTTCTCGCCCGCCGCGCCCGACCTGGCCTGGGTGTGGCACCGCCGCATCGCGCACGAGCTGGACCTGCGCCGCTGGGACGCCCAGGCCGCGCTGCGCGAACTGGTGGTCGGTGACGCGGACTTCGCCGTCGACGGCATCGAGGAGGCGTTGACCACCCTCCTCGCCGCCAAGTACGCCACCGACGTGCCCCTGACCACCAGGGGCAGCGCCCTGGTCCAGCTCACCGACGTGCCCGAGTCCTGGGTGGTGACCTTCACCCCCGGCGTCGTGCCGGAGGTGCGGGCGGCCTGGCCGGGTGAGGAGGCGGACCTGGTGGTCAGCGGTGAGGCGCAGCTCGTGCACTACGGCCTGTGGGGCCGCCTCCCGCTCAAGCACACCGGCGACGAGCGGGTCTGGTACGCGCTGAAGCTGGACTGA
- a CDS encoding alpha/beta hydrolase: MSFTDPEVLYGQLATGDAGRVAAAADPITGAMSAVGRAGQAVSSGGSTATSGWRGDSAAKFGARAELSTRSATVAGERLGAGADIVQAASRAYAQMRGSADQLIDFWRGRSPALDEAQTRELANRVNEQLNNVKTGYERVLRSYADALGKVRPGFEETAGRDAGWATTVAAVRTTATVPGPGADPRQVAAWWKSLSKEQQDELLRTRFQELGQLRGLPSGVLDEANRLRIADDAQRFGAQRDQLDAQLAARAEELGLDPADSEDMTALLNDEQYASLNEQRQEAATKAENAERVRQSIDQAEELAERNGWLNAEGRPDVRVLAWDPYGPRGDGATAIAYGDPDTARNVAVSVPGTGSALDAFSVDQAGNLRAAMGAEGNATIQWLGYDAPGWAPGEVDNPAQAREGGANLVADVAGYRAAAEAAGNHQHLTVIGHSYGSTTVGYAGMNGLAADDIAFVGSPGVGASNVDQLSAGPGHVYVGATEHDPVVQGTSQTWFTEDGSSIGPYDERFGARTFGTTDGASALGAHSQYYAPGSESVQNLARIATGDGGSVTSQDWDENPLGPSLPGSHLPGVGPVVDFVGGTAVGAADLVADAGTGLYNAGRDAWNGNWSDAGNGLLNTGKEALNDTVDVVVGGVGDVVELGRDAVEGVGWAWDRTVGSWF; encoded by the coding sequence GTGAGCTTCACCGACCCCGAGGTCCTGTACGGGCAGCTGGCCACCGGTGACGCCGGCCGCGTCGCGGCCGCCGCCGACCCCATCACCGGCGCGATGAGCGCCGTCGGCCGCGCGGGTCAGGCCGTCTCCAGCGGCGGCAGCACCGCGACCTCCGGCTGGCGGGGCGACTCGGCGGCGAAGTTCGGCGCCCGCGCCGAGCTGTCCACGAGGTCCGCGACCGTGGCCGGCGAACGGCTCGGCGCGGGCGCGGACATCGTCCAGGCCGCCTCGCGCGCGTACGCGCAGATGCGCGGCAGCGCCGACCAGCTGATCGACTTCTGGCGCGGTCGCTCACCCGCGCTGGACGAGGCGCAGACCCGCGAGCTGGCCAACCGCGTCAACGAGCAGCTGAACAACGTCAAGACCGGCTACGAGCGCGTCCTGCGCTCCTACGCCGACGCCCTCGGCAAGGTCCGCCCCGGTTTCGAGGAGACGGCGGGCAGGGACGCCGGTTGGGCCACCACCGTCGCGGCCGTGCGCACGACCGCCACCGTCCCCGGGCCGGGCGCCGACCCCAGGCAGGTCGCCGCCTGGTGGAAGTCGCTGTCCAAGGAGCAGCAGGACGAGCTGCTGCGCACCAGGTTCCAGGAGCTGGGCCAGCTCCGCGGTCTGCCGTCGGGGGTCCTGGACGAGGCCAACCGCTTGCGCATCGCGGACGACGCCCAGCGCTTCGGCGCGCAGCGCGACCAGCTCGACGCGCAGCTGGCCGCGCGGGCGGAGGAGCTGGGGCTGGACCCGGCCGACTCCGAGGACATGACCGCGCTGCTGAACGACGAGCAGTACGCGTCGCTCAACGAGCAGCGCCAGGAGGCCGCCACCAAGGCCGAGAACGCCGAGCGGGTGCGGCAGAGCATCGACCAGGCCGAAGAGCTCGCCGAGCGCAACGGCTGGCTGAACGCCGAGGGCAGGCCGGACGTCCGGGTCCTGGCCTGGGACCCGTACGGCCCGCGTGGTGACGGCGCGACCGCCATCGCCTACGGCGACCCCGACACCGCCCGGAACGTCGCGGTGAGCGTGCCCGGCACCGGCTCCGCGCTGGACGCCTTCTCCGTCGACCAGGCCGGGAACCTGCGTGCCGCCATGGGCGCGGAGGGCAACGCCACCATCCAGTGGCTCGGCTACGACGCGCCCGGCTGGGCGCCCGGCGAGGTGGACAACCCGGCGCAGGCCCGCGAGGGCGGCGCGAACCTCGTCGCCGACGTCGCCGGCTACCGCGCGGCCGCCGAGGCGGCGGGCAACCACCAGCACCTGACCGTGATCGGCCACTCCTACGGCTCCACCACGGTCGGCTACGCGGGCATGAACGGCCTGGCGGCGGACGACATCGCGTTCGTCGGCTCGCCGGGCGTCGGCGCGTCCAACGTCGACCAGCTCTCGGCCGGTCCCGGTCACGTGTACGTCGGCGCGACCGAGCACGACCCGGTCGTGCAGGGCACCAGCCAGACCTGGTTCACCGAGGACGGCTCCTCGATCGGCCCGTACGACGAGCGGTTCGGCGCCAGGACGTTCGGCACGACCGACGGCGCCTCGGCGTTGGGCGCGCACTCGCAGTACTACGCGCCCGGCTCGGAGTCGGTGCAGAACCTGGCCCGCATCGCGACCGGCGACGGCGGTTCGGTGACCTCGCAGGACTGGGACGAGAACCCGCTCGGCCCGTCGCTGCCCGGCTCGCACCTCCCCGGCGTCGGGCCGGTGGTGGACTTCGTCGGCGGCACGGCCGTCGGCGCGGCGGACCTGGTGGCCGACGCCGGGACCGGTCTCTACAACGCCGGTCGCGACGCGTGGAACGGCAACTGGTCCGACGCGGGCAACGGTCTGCTCAACACCGGCAAGGAAGCCCTCAACGACACCGTGGACGTGGTCGTCGGCGGTGTCGGCGACGTGGTGGAACTGGGCCGCGACGCGGTGGAGGGCGTCGGCTGGGCGTGGGACAGGACGGTCGGGTCCTGGTTCTGA
- a CDS encoding SigE family RNA polymerase sigma factor, with protein MERDREFGEFVDARALVMRRTAYLLCGDWHRAEDLVQTALTKLYVAWPRVRRHSVDAYARKVLVRVAIDERRRGFRSRETVVDAVPETSAPGAAPADLDMRRALAALPSGQRTVVVLRYWEDLSVTETARLLGRSEGTVKSQAAKGLAALRELLGRHVFEEQR; from the coding sequence GTGGAACGCGATCGCGAGTTCGGTGAGTTCGTCGACGCCCGCGCGCTGGTGATGCGGAGGACCGCGTACCTGCTGTGCGGCGACTGGCACCGCGCCGAGGACCTGGTCCAGACGGCGCTGACCAAGCTGTACGTCGCCTGGCCGCGGGTGCGTCGGCACAGCGTCGACGCCTACGCCCGCAAGGTGCTGGTGCGGGTGGCGATCGACGAGCGCCGGCGCGGGTTCCGGAGCCGGGAGACGGTGGTCGACGCGGTGCCGGAGACCTCGGCCCCCGGCGCCGCGCCCGCCGACCTGGACATGCGCCGGGCGCTGGCCGCGCTGCCGTCGGGGCAGCGCACCGTCGTGGTGCTCCGCTACTGGGAGGACCTGAGCGTCACCGAAACCGCCCGTCTGCTCGGTCGATCCGAAGGCACCGTGAAGAGCCAGGCGGCCAAGGGGCTTGCCGCGCTGCGCGAACTTCTCGGTCGCCACGTCTTCGAGGAGCAGCGATGA
- the purM gene encoding phosphoribosylformylglycinamidine cyclo-ligase — MTDSAKATYAAAGVSIEAGDEAVEKLKPWAAKAQRPEVLGGIGGFAGLFQLKLDRWKEPVLASSTDGVGTKIAVAQAMDKHDTVGIDLVAMVVDDLVVCGAEPLFMQDYIAIGQVVPDKVAALVKGISEGCVQAGCALLGGETAEHPGLMGANDYDISGTGVGVVEASAMLGPDRVRAGDVVIAMGSSGLHSNGYSLARHVLLDIARMPLEGHVEEFGRTLGEEMLEPTRIYAKDCLALAAEAEVRTFAHVTGGGLAANLARVLPEGLRAELNRGTWTPAPVFALIAQRGRVEREEMEKTFNMGVGMVAVVAPEDVDRSLAVLTARHVPAWVLGDVVRSDQPGAALVGDHPRF, encoded by the coding sequence GTGACGGACAGCGCCAAGGCGACCTACGCCGCAGCTGGAGTAAGCATCGAAGCCGGCGACGAGGCGGTGGAGAAGCTCAAGCCGTGGGCGGCGAAGGCGCAGCGTCCCGAAGTGCTCGGCGGCATCGGCGGCTTCGCGGGGTTGTTCCAGCTCAAGCTCGACCGCTGGAAGGAGCCGGTGCTCGCGTCCTCGACCGACGGCGTCGGCACCAAGATCGCGGTCGCGCAGGCGATGGACAAGCACGACACGGTCGGCATCGACCTGGTCGCGATGGTCGTCGACGACCTGGTGGTGTGCGGCGCGGAGCCGCTGTTCATGCAGGACTACATCGCGATCGGCCAGGTCGTGCCGGACAAGGTGGCCGCCCTGGTCAAGGGCATCTCCGAGGGCTGCGTGCAGGCGGGCTGCGCGCTGCTGGGCGGCGAGACCGCCGAGCACCCCGGCCTGATGGGCGCGAACGACTACGACATCTCCGGCACGGGCGTCGGCGTGGTCGAGGCGTCCGCCATGCTCGGCCCGGACCGGGTGCGCGCGGGTGACGTGGTGATCGCCATGGGCTCGTCCGGCCTGCACTCGAACGGGTACTCCTTGGCGCGGCACGTGCTGCTGGACATCGCCCGGATGCCGCTGGAGGGCCACGTCGAGGAGTTCGGCCGCACCCTCGGCGAGGAGATGCTGGAGCCGACCCGGATCTACGCCAAGGACTGCCTGGCGCTGGCCGCCGAGGCGGAGGTCCGGACGTTCGCGCACGTCACCGGCGGTGGCCTGGCCGCGAACCTGGCCCGCGTGCTGCCCGAGGGCCTGCGCGCCGAGCTGAACCGCGGCACCTGGACGCCCGCGCCCGTGTTCGCCCTGATCGCCCAGCGCGGCCGGGTCGAGCGCGAGGAGATGGAGAAGACGTTCAACATGGGCGTCGGCATGGTCGCCGTGGTCGCGCCCGAGGACGTCGACCGGTCGCTGGCCGTGCTCACCGCCCGCCACGTGCCCGCGTGGGTGCTCGGCGACGTGGTCCGCTCCGACCAGCCGGGCGCCGCCCTGGTGGGCGACCACCCGCGTTTCTGA
- a CDS encoding class I SAM-dependent methyltransferase encodes MTEPEFLTTARTAYDTVARSYADLVRGLLAENPADRAVLGLFAELVTGRVADVGCGPGRISAHLKHLGVDVFGVDLSPEMVAVARRDHPDLRFEVGSMLDLDLPDGSLGGALAWYSAIHVPWDRHPAVFAEFHRVLAPGGLLLMAFQIGDELRHFDHGYGHDIQLDLYRLDPDKLLGQLADAGFEPHTRLERQPVDPQWEKTPQGYLIVRKAGA; translated from the coding sequence GTGACCGAGCCCGAGTTCCTGACCACGGCCCGCACCGCCTACGACACCGTCGCCCGCAGCTACGCCGACCTCGTGCGCGGCCTGCTCGCCGAGAACCCGGCGGACCGGGCGGTCCTCGGGCTGTTCGCCGAGCTGGTGACCGGCCGGGTCGCGGACGTCGGGTGCGGACCCGGGCGGATCTCCGCGCACCTCAAGCACCTGGGCGTGGACGTGTTCGGCGTCGACCTGTCGCCGGAGATGGTCGCCGTGGCCCGCCGCGACCACCCGGACCTGCGGTTCGAGGTCGGTTCGATGCTCGACCTCGACCTGCCGGACGGCTCGCTGGGCGGCGCGCTGGCCTGGTACTCGGCGATCCACGTGCCGTGGGACCGGCACCCGGCGGTGTTCGCCGAGTTCCACCGCGTCCTCGCGCCCGGCGGCCTGCTGCTGATGGCGTTCCAGATCGGCGACGAGCTCAGGCACTTCGACCACGGCTACGGGCACGACATCCAGCTCGACCTGTACCGGCTCGACCCCGACAAGCTGCTCGGGCAGCTCGCGGACGCCGGGTTCGAGCCGCACACCCGCCTGGAGCGGCAGCCGGTCGACCCCCAGTGGGAGAAGACGCCGCAGGGCTACCTGATCGTGCGCAAGGCCGGGGCGTAG
- a CDS encoding multidrug efflux SMR transporter: MAWLLLVGAALLEVVWATALGRSEGFTWPWPTVVGVAAAVTSFALLAIAMRQLPVGTAYAVWVGLGAVGVVLVGVVASGEGASPLRLACLALIVLGVVGLKLT, from the coding sequence GTGGCCTGGTTGCTGCTGGTCGGGGCGGCGCTGCTGGAGGTCGTGTGGGCCACGGCGCTGGGTCGGTCCGAGGGGTTCACCTGGCCGTGGCCGACGGTGGTCGGCGTCGCGGCGGCCGTGACGAGCTTCGCCCTGCTCGCGATCGCGATGCGGCAGCTGCCCGTCGGCACGGCCTACGCGGTGTGGGTCGGGCTCGGCGCGGTCGGGGTGGTGCTGGTGGGCGTAGTCGCCTCGGGTGAGGGCGCGTCACCGCTGCGGCTGGCGTGCCTGGCGCTGATCGTCCTCGGGGTCGTGGGCCTCAAGCTGACCTGA
- the arfB gene encoding alternative ribosome rescue aminoacyl-tRNA hydrolase ArfB yields the protein MAEDLVVTRTLVVPAAELSERFSRSSGPGGQGVNTADSRVELSFDLAASPSVPGWLRARMLDRLAKRLVDGVLTVAASEHRAQLQNRQAARERLARLLRDAAAAPAPVRRATKPTKGSKERRIAEKKRRAQTKQGRRAGGGWD from the coding sequence GTGGCTGAGGACTTGGTCGTGACGCGGACGCTGGTGGTGCCGGCGGCCGAGTTGAGCGAGCGGTTCTCCCGGTCGTCCGGACCCGGTGGCCAGGGCGTGAACACGGCGGACAGCCGGGTCGAGCTGAGCTTCGACCTGGCTGCCTCGCCGTCCGTGCCGGGCTGGTTGCGCGCGCGGATGCTCGACCGGCTGGCGAAGCGGCTGGTGGACGGCGTGCTCACGGTCGCCGCGAGCGAGCACCGGGCGCAGCTGCAGAACCGGCAGGCGGCCCGGGAGCGGTTGGCCCGGCTGCTGCGGGACGCGGCCGCCGCGCCCGCGCCGGTGCGCCGGGCGACGAAGCCGACCAAGGGGTCGAAGGAGCGCCGGATCGCGGAGAAGAAGCGCCGGGCGCAGACGAAGCAGGGTCGGCGCGCCGGCGGTGGCTGGGACTGA
- a CDS encoding ESX secretion-associated protein EspG has product MSVTYFGGPAEREPIELSAEEFDVLWERLDLGQMPLVIKVPSPGRTHQERAELERRVWHGIGARGLGGPTGLHPELDHLLRLFNRPEREVDGRVWLGKSVRVLAVANGDDGAVATLTDGRLTFRRAAGSGLASAVLAALPAHPTGSGHSVTMPSADLEAAVKRSDGSPKSLENSLREHGVRQEDAVALVKMFTGLVHTGNFGAAARDKYGKRCRPDRVVAFFDTEDGRYLQQRRASGGSAPWSTFSPTDSRRLAHQVEELLAEAVRAARL; this is encoded by the coding sequence ATGTCGGTGACGTATTTCGGGGGGCCCGCCGAGCGGGAGCCGATCGAGCTCTCCGCCGAGGAGTTCGACGTGCTCTGGGAGCGCCTGGACCTCGGCCAGATGCCGCTGGTGATCAAGGTGCCCTCGCCGGGCCGGACCCACCAGGAGCGCGCCGAGCTGGAGCGGCGCGTCTGGCACGGCATCGGGGCGCGCGGCCTCGGCGGCCCCACCGGGCTGCACCCGGAGCTGGACCACCTGCTGCGGCTGTTCAACCGGCCCGAGCGCGAGGTCGACGGCCGGGTGTGGCTGGGCAAGAGCGTGCGGGTGCTGGCCGTGGCCAACGGCGACGACGGCGCGGTGGCGACGTTGACCGACGGCCGGCTCACCTTCCGGCGCGCGGCGGGCAGCGGCCTGGCGTCGGCGGTGCTGGCCGCGCTGCCCGCGCACCCAACGGGCAGCGGGCACTCGGTGACCATGCCGAGCGCCGACCTGGAGGCCGCGGTCAAGCGGTCCGACGGCTCGCCCAAGAGCCTGGAGAACTCGCTGCGCGAGCACGGCGTCCGGCAGGAGGACGCGGTCGCGCTGGTGAAGATGTTCACCGGGCTCGTGCACACCGGCAACTTCGGCGCCGCCGCCAGGGACAAGTACGGCAAGCGCTGCCGACCGGACCGGGTGGTCGCGTTCTTCGACACCGAGGACGGCCGCTACCTGCAGCAACGGCGGGCGTCGGGCGGTTCGGCGCCGTGGAGCACGTTCAGCCCGACCGATTCGCGGCGACTCGCGCACCAGGTGGAGGAACTGCTCGCCGAAGCGGTGCGCGCCGCCCGGCTCTGA
- the purF gene encoding amidophosphoribosyltransferase: protein MVSDHSATGRTDPETQEEREPREECGVFGVWAPGEDVSKLTYYGLYALQHRGQEAAGISVGDGSQVVVFKDLGLVSQVFDEQVLQSLRGHVAVGHCRYSTTGSTTWENAQPTFRTTATGSGLSLGHNGNLVNTAELLAKAREVGVDTGHGATTDSDLVCGLLAAQAADIGIEQAAMRLLPTLRGAFCLVFSDESTLYAARDPQGVRPLVLGRLERGWVVASETAALDIVGASFVREVEPGELIAIDENGLRSSRFANPEPKGCIFEYVYLARPDTTIAGRSVHATRVEIGRRLAVEHPVEADLVIPVPESGTPAAIGYAQASGIPYGSGLVKNAYVGRTFIQPSQTIRQLGIRLKLNPLRDVIRGKRLVVVDDSIVRGNTQRALVRMLREAGALEVHVRIASPPVKWPCFYGIDFASRAELIANGLDTDGIRRSVGADSLGYVSLEELISASEQPKSRLCCACFDGDYPIPLPEDALIGKHLLEGIRGVSGSAAPVLTNGYGAEDALQRP, encoded by the coding sequence GTGGTCTCTGACCATTCAGCAACCGGCCGCACCGACCCCGAAACCCAGGAAGAGCGAGAACCCCGCGAAGAATGCGGTGTGTTCGGCGTCTGGGCACCCGGAGAAGACGTCTCGAAGCTCACCTACTACGGCCTGTACGCCCTCCAGCACCGCGGCCAGGAAGCCGCGGGCATCTCGGTGGGCGACGGCAGCCAGGTGGTGGTCTTCAAGGACCTCGGTCTGGTCAGCCAGGTGTTCGACGAGCAGGTGCTGCAGTCGCTGCGCGGCCACGTCGCGGTCGGCCACTGCCGCTACTCCACCACCGGCTCCACGACGTGGGAGAACGCGCAGCCCACGTTCCGCACCACGGCCACCGGCTCCGGCCTGTCCCTCGGCCACAACGGCAACCTGGTGAACACCGCCGAGCTGCTGGCGAAGGCCCGCGAGGTCGGCGTCGACACCGGCCACGGCGCGACCACCGACTCCGACCTGGTGTGCGGCCTGCTGGCCGCGCAGGCCGCCGACATCGGCATCGAGCAGGCGGCCATGCGGCTGCTGCCGACGCTGCGCGGCGCGTTCTGCCTCGTGTTCTCCGACGAGTCCACCCTCTACGCGGCCCGCGACCCGCAGGGCGTCCGCCCGCTGGTGCTCGGCCGGCTGGAGCGCGGCTGGGTCGTCGCCAGCGAGACCGCCGCCCTGGACATCGTCGGCGCGTCGTTCGTCCGCGAGGTCGAGCCGGGCGAGCTGATCGCGATCGACGAGAACGGCCTGCGGTCCAGCCGGTTCGCCAACCCCGAGCCCAAGGGCTGCATCTTCGAGTACGTCTACCTGGCCCGCCCGGACACCACGATCGCCGGCCGCTCGGTGCACGCCACCAGGGTCGAGATCGGCCGCCGGCTCGCGGTCGAGCACCCGGTGGAGGCCGACCTGGTCATCCCGGTGCCCGAGTCCGGCACCCCCGCCGCCATCGGCTACGCCCAGGCCAGCGGCATCCCCTACGGCTCGGGCCTGGTCAAGAACGCCTACGTCGGCCGCACGTTCATCCAGCCGTCGCAGACGATCCGCCAGCTGGGCATCCGGCTGAAGCTCAACCCGCTGCGCGACGTGATCCGCGGCAAGCGCCTGGTCGTGGTGGACGACTCGATCGTCCGCGGCAACACGCAGCGCGCCCTGGTGCGGATGCTGCGCGAGGCGGGTGCGCTGGAGGTGCACGTGCGGATCGCGTCGCCGCCGGTCAAGTGGCCGTGCTTCTACGGCATCGACTTCGCCTCGCGGGCCGAGCTGATCGCCAACGGCCTGGACACCGACGGCATCCGCCGCTCGGTCGGCGCCGACTCGCTGGGCTACGTGTCGCTGGAGGAGCTGATCTCGGCCAGCGAGCAGCCCAAGTCGCGGCTGTGCTGCGCGTGCTTCGACGGCGACTACCCGATCCCGCTGCCCGAGGACGCGTTGATCGGCAAGCACCTGCTGGAGGGGATCAGGGGCGTCTCGGGCTCGGCCGCTCCCGTTCTGACGAACGGGTACGGTGCCGAGGACGCCCTGCAACGGCCCTGA
- a CDS encoding helix-turn-helix transcriptional regulator — protein MTVEATTERVLRLLALLQRRATWTAAELAAELGVTDRSVRRDVERLRAIGYPVHATAGVGGGYQLGAGARLPPLLLDDEEAIATAVSLRVASGGTVAGAAEAALRALAKLDQVMPPRLRAEVRAVHDATEVLTGAGVEIDAELLVALARACRDSVRVRFRYPGRAGGERERTVEPVRVVSTGRRWYLMAWDVDRDDWRTFRLDRVLDLVATTWRFRPREHPDPAAHVQRSVTAAPYRHLARVRVRARPEQVREQVPPQVGRVEEDRDGWCVLVVGGDDLEWLAVHVARLRFDVQVLDPPELRTAAAALARRAAAMARDPG, from the coding sequence GTGACGGTCGAGGCCACCACCGAACGGGTGCTGCGGTTGCTGGCGCTGCTCCAGCGGCGGGCGACGTGGACCGCCGCCGAGCTGGCCGCCGAGCTGGGCGTCACCGACCGCTCGGTGCGCCGGGACGTGGAGCGGCTGCGGGCGATCGGCTACCCGGTGCACGCGACGGCGGGCGTCGGTGGCGGCTACCAGCTGGGCGCGGGCGCCCGGCTGCCGCCGCTGCTGCTCGACGACGAGGAGGCCATCGCGACGGCGGTGTCCCTGCGGGTGGCGTCCGGCGGCACGGTGGCCGGCGCGGCCGAGGCGGCGCTGCGGGCGCTCGCGAAGCTGGACCAGGTGATGCCGCCCCGGCTGCGCGCCGAGGTGCGGGCGGTGCACGACGCCACCGAGGTGCTGACCGGCGCGGGGGTGGAGATCGACGCGGAGCTGCTGGTCGCGCTGGCGCGCGCGTGCCGCGACTCGGTGCGGGTGCGGTTCCGGTACCCGGGTCGCGCCGGCGGTGAGCGGGAGCGGACGGTCGAGCCGGTGCGGGTGGTGTCCACCGGCCGCCGCTGGTACCTGATGGCGTGGGACGTCGACCGGGACGACTGGCGCACGTTCCGGCTGGACCGGGTGCTCGACCTGGTCGCGACGACCTGGCGGTTCCGGCCGCGGGAGCACCCGGACCCGGCGGCCCACGTGCAGCGGTCGGTCACCGCCGCGCCGTACCGGCACCTGGCCAGGGTCCGGGTGCGCGCCCGGCCCGAGCAGGTGCGGGAACAGGTGCCGCCGCAGGTCGGGCGGGTCGAGGAGGACCGGGACGGGTGGTGCGTGCTGGTCGTCGGCGGCGACGACCTGGAGTGGCTGGCCGTGCACGTCGCCCGGCTGCGCTTCGACGTGCAGGTGCTGGACCCGCCGGAACTGCGGACCGCCGCCGCCGCGCTCGCCCGCCGCGCGGCGGCGATGGCCCGGGACCCCGGCTAG
- a CDS encoding TetR/AcrR family transcriptional regulator — MTRERADAAKNRAKILAAATDLVAERGIEGLAMADVAAASGVGVGTLYRRFGDRSGLAHALIDASEREFQAAFLTGPPPLGPGAPAADRVRAFLHALVDRTLAQLDLLLLAETAGPFARFGGAYDAHHRHLTLLIAQARPGVDAAVTADALLAPLAANLVAHRGVGAATLKAGLDTLLDGLLR, encoded by the coding sequence GTGACGCGGGAGCGGGCCGACGCCGCCAAGAACCGGGCGAAGATCCTGGCCGCCGCCACCGACCTGGTGGCCGAACGCGGCATCGAGGGCCTGGCCATGGCCGACGTCGCCGCCGCGTCCGGGGTGGGCGTCGGCACCCTCTACCGGCGCTTCGGCGACCGCTCCGGCCTGGCCCACGCGTTGATCGACGCCTCCGAGCGCGAGTTCCAGGCCGCGTTCCTGACCGGTCCGCCCCCGCTCGGCCCCGGCGCGCCGGCCGCGGACCGGGTCCGGGCGTTCCTGCACGCGCTGGTGGACCGCACCCTCGCCCAGCTCGACCTGCTCCTGCTGGCCGAGACCGCCGGGCCGTTCGCCCGGTTCGGCGGCGCGTACGACGCGCACCACCGCCACCTGACCCTGCTGATCGCCCAGGCCAGGCCGGGCGTGGACGCGGCGGTCACTGCGGACGCCCTGCTCGCGCCGCTGGCGGCGAACCTGGTGGCGCACCGGGGCGTCGGGGCCGCGACCCTCAAGGCCGGTCTCGACACCCTGCTCGACGGGCTGCTGCGCTAG
- a CDS encoding sterol carrier family protein, which produces MPSKPVDPHEVRAAVEAVLPWLTGAAEQPERPQLAAAVRLSLRTLEQVAPGRSVEVRVPPFAAVQCVAGPRHTRGTPPNVVETDPRTWLELAVGRLGWAAAVDGGRVTASGSRADLSTLLPVLRF; this is translated from the coding sequence GTGCCGTCCAAGCCCGTTGACCCCCACGAGGTGCGCGCCGCGGTCGAGGCCGTGCTGCCCTGGCTGACCGGCGCCGCCGAGCAGCCCGAGCGCCCGCAGCTCGCCGCCGCGGTGCGGCTGAGCCTGAGGACGCTGGAGCAGGTCGCGCCGGGCCGCAGCGTCGAGGTGCGCGTCCCGCCGTTCGCCGCCGTCCAGTGCGTGGCCGGGCCCCGGCACACCCGCGGCACGCCGCCCAACGTGGTCGAGACCGACCCGCGGACGTGGCTGGAACTGGCCGTCGGCCGGCTGGGCTGGGCGGCGGCGGTGGACGGCGGCAGGGTCACCGCGTCCGGCAGCAGGGCCGATCTCTCAACCCTGCTCCCGGTGCTGCGGTTCTAG
- a CDS encoding VOC family protein, which translates to MTDRTREVQITFDAADPAGLAAFWAEVLGYRLQDPPRGFGSWEQALEAMGVPPERRNDASALLDPAGSGPRLFFQKVPEGKQAKNRVHLDVRAAPGLQGDERMAALEEEAERLVSLGATRLRRFEPAPPLAAGHIVLTDPEGNEFCLD; encoded by the coding sequence ATGACCGACCGAACCCGTGAAGTCCAGATCACCTTCGACGCCGCCGACCCGGCGGGCCTGGCCGCCTTCTGGGCCGAAGTCCTCGGCTACCGGCTCCAGGACCCGCCGCGGGGCTTCGGGTCGTGGGAGCAGGCGCTGGAGGCGATGGGCGTGCCGCCGGAGCGCCGCAACGACGCCTCGGCGCTGCTCGACCCCGCCGGTTCCGGGCCGCGGCTGTTCTTCCAGAAGGTGCCGGAGGGCAAGCAGGCCAAGAACCGCGTGCACCTGGACGTGCGGGCCGCGCCGGGGCTCCAGGGCGACGAGCGGATGGCGGCGCTGGAGGAGGAGGCCGAGCGGCTGGTCTCACTCGGCGCGACCCGGCTCCGGCGCTTCGAGCCCGCGCCACCGCTCGCGGCCGGGCACATCGTGCTGACCGACCCCGAGGGCAACGAGTTCTGCCTGGACTGA